The following proteins are encoded in a genomic region of Actinomycetota bacterium:
- a CDS encoding YbhB/YbcL family Raf kinase inhibitor-like protein, whose protein sequence is MALTLTSSEYTHGGNFPARCTCDGDNVPPVLTWSDLPEGTAELVLLFEDSDSPGGTLVQWAVFGIDPAAEGILDGKAPAGAVCGKNDYGRIDYAGPCPPVGRYHRFIFTLLAIKEPSGLGEGASPRDDVPYALSGKVLGQAQLMGKYARKR, encoded by the coding sequence ATGGCCCTCACGCTCACAAGCTCCGAGTACACCCACGGCGGCAACTTCCCCGCCCGGTGCACCTGCGACGGCGACAACGTCCCCCCGGTCCTCACCTGGTCCGACCTCCCCGAAGGGACAGCCGAGCTGGTCCTGCTGTTCGAGGACTCCGACAGCCCGGGCGGCACCCTGGTGCAGTGGGCGGTCTTCGGGATCGACCCCGCCGCCGAGGGCATCCTCGATGGGAAAGCCCCGGCCGGGGCGGTGTGCGGCAAGAACGACTACGGCCGCATCGACTACGCCGGCCCGTGCCCGCCGGTCGGCCGGTACCACCGCTTCATCTTCACGCTGCTGGCGATCAAGGAGCCGAGCGGGCTCGGCGAGGGCGCCAGCCCCCGGGACGACGTCCCCTACGCCCTGTCCGGCAAGGTGTTGGGCCAGGCGCAGCTGATGGGCAAGTACGCCCGCAAGCGGTAA
- a CDS encoding protoglobin domain-containing protein: MAQAFRTRMTPEVPPAPTGFAALIPAAPLVTPGFHPLADFANFGPGEATMLAEVGSDLEVFTESIAEAIARYVRRQFPKMGIEGLSVDLDAIEEWLTHSSTGPFDESFADSLRGLTHVGGGTTLPGLSAAIPPQMLVGMIAWLEGQILTYLGDVSDTVTLSGVGGIWMDQLMLQLGIMLEPVLDDHPAGPKDYTLEHQAALHPFAELAGFGMAEGRILGETGALLAPAASGVISLAYSYLLSRPESAGFFSESDHLAQRKQTLKAWWIRTSADPYQSKGEFGDYLRKVANAHVTGGGTHPTVEIPPQLTIALMGWVEMRVMTALNTIALSPEGAATFGELGDPGALAGVGKAWMQMLTLQLGVLIDPYLTA; encoded by the coding sequence ATGGCACAAGCCTTCCGCACCCGCATGACTCCTGAGGTGCCGCCAGCGCCGACGGGGTTCGCCGCCCTCATCCCGGCGGCGCCCCTGGTGACCCCGGGGTTCCACCCCCTGGCCGACTTCGCCAACTTCGGCCCGGGCGAGGCCACGATGCTGGCCGAGGTCGGCTCGGACCTCGAGGTGTTCACCGAATCGATCGCCGAGGCCATCGCCCGCTACGTCCGTCGGCAGTTCCCGAAGATGGGCATCGAGGGGCTCAGCGTCGATCTGGACGCGATCGAGGAGTGGTTGACCCACTCCAGCACCGGACCGTTCGACGAGTCCTTCGCCGACTCCCTCCGGGGTCTGACCCACGTCGGCGGCGGGACGACGCTCCCCGGGCTTTCCGCGGCCATCCCGCCCCAGATGCTGGTCGGGATGATCGCCTGGCTGGAGGGCCAGATCCTCACCTACCTCGGCGACGTGAGCGACACCGTCACGCTGTCGGGCGTCGGCGGGATCTGGATGGACCAGCTGATGCTGCAGCTCGGGATCATGCTCGAGCCCGTCCTGGACGATCACCCGGCCGGGCCGAAGGACTACACCCTCGAGCACCAGGCGGCGCTGCACCCGTTCGCTGAACTCGCCGGTTTCGGCATGGCGGAGGGCCGCATCCTGGGCGAGACCGGGGCGCTGCTGGCCCCGGCGGCCAGTGGGGTGATCTCGCTGGCGTACAGCTACCTGTTGAGCCGCCCGGAGTCGGCGGGCTTCTTCTCGGAGTCCGACCACCTCGCCCAGCGCAAGCAGACGCTGAAGGCGTGGTGGATCCGGACATCGGCGGACCCCTACCAGTCCAAAGGCGAGTTCGGCGACTACCTGCGCAAGGTGGCCAACGCCCACGTGACGGGGGGCGGCACGCACCCGACGGTCGAGATCCCGCCGCAGCTCACCATCGCCCTCATGGGGTGGGTGGAGATGCGGGTGATGACCGCGCTCAACACCATCGCCCTGTCGCCGGAGGGGGCGGCGACCTTCGGGGAGCTGGGCGACCCGGGAGCCCTGGCGGGCGTCGGCAAGGCCTGGATGCAGATGCTCACCCTGCAGCTGGGCGTGTTGATCGACCCGTACCTGACCGCGTAG